From the Lysobacter sp. FW306-1B-D06B genome, one window contains:
- a CDS encoding DUF2268 domain-containing putative Zn-dependent protease (predicted Zn-dependent protease with a strongly conserved HExxH motif), whose product MPARSRFTLLLAALLVPTCAFAGGPDIHTQDVTRFYALYDATDGKPTVQQIQQEYIAQGTPSLAEFARLRRVTAQSIADRMASDPAVYANAKRCLAELPAVERRLADTFARLASVYPQAKFPPVAIVVGRGRPVGMTHPGGVTLGLEALCAADFMNPNVQDRFVHVIAHEYAHIQQTAPTEFEPGDPQATVLRLALAEGTAEFIAELVSGNVGNSRHAGWTRGKEAQIESAFARDMDSTDLSAWFYDYRSGSDAPYDLGYWVGYRIVKAYYLRADDRRQAVKDILEMDDPKAFLARSGWTPGMSLPGALAVGD is encoded by the coding sequence ATGCCTGCACGTTCGCGCTTCACGCTGCTTCTCGCGGCGCTTCTGGTTCCGACTTGCGCGTTCGCAGGCGGGCCCGACATCCACACGCAGGACGTCACGCGTTTCTACGCGCTCTACGACGCCACCGACGGCAAGCCGACGGTGCAACAGATCCAACAGGAGTACATCGCCCAAGGCACGCCGAGCCTGGCCGAGTTCGCGCGTCTGCGACGCGTCACCGCGCAGAGCATCGCCGATCGCATGGCGAGCGATCCGGCCGTCTATGCCAATGCGAAGCGATGCCTGGCCGAACTGCCGGCGGTCGAACGAAGGCTCGCCGACACGTTCGCGCGCCTGGCGAGCGTGTATCCGCAAGCGAAATTCCCGCCGGTCGCCATCGTCGTCGGTCGCGGTCGGCCGGTGGGCATGACGCATCCGGGCGGCGTCACGCTGGGCCTGGAGGCGCTGTGCGCGGCGGATTTCATGAATCCGAACGTGCAGGACCGCTTCGTGCATGTCATCGCGCACGAGTACGCGCACATCCAGCAGACCGCGCCGACCGAGTTCGAACCGGGCGATCCGCAGGCCACGGTGCTGCGCCTGGCGCTGGCCGAAGGCACGGCCGAGTTCATCGCCGAACTCGTCTCGGGCAACGTCGGTAATTCGCGCCACGCCGGATGGACGCGGGGCAAGGAAGCGCAGATCGAATCGGCCTTCGCGCGCGACATGGACAGCACCGACCTGTCGGCGTGGTTCTACGACTACCGCAGCGGATCGGATGCGCCGTACGACCTGGGCTACTGGGTCGGCTATCGCATCGTGAAGGCGTATTACCTGCGCGCGGACGATCGCAGGCAGGCGGTGAAGGACATCCTCGAGATGGACGATCCCAAGGCGTTCCTGGCGCGCAGCGGCTGGACGCCCGGCATGAGCCTGCCGGGCGCGTTGGCCGTGGGCGATTGA
- a CDS encoding cupin domain-containing protein produces the protein MRIYHSLGLTIAMLSVGAVAHGQHHSAAPGPVVTPVLTQPLPDYPGKEGHVLTVTYPPGGSSPLHHHDAYAFVYVLEGAVTMAVEGGEEVTLKAGQAWTEKPGDIHAVSRNASKTEPAKFVVFFLKDAGKPAVMPGR, from the coding sequence ATGCGCATCTACCACTCCCTCGGCCTGACCATCGCGATGCTATCGGTCGGCGCCGTCGCCCACGGCCAGCACCACAGCGCGGCCCCCGGCCCCGTCGTCACGCCGGTCCTGACCCAGCCGCTGCCCGACTACCCGGGTAAGGAAGGGCACGTGCTCACCGTGACGTATCCGCCGGGCGGCTCCTCGCCGCTGCACCATCACGATGCATACGCGTTCGTGTACGTGCTGGAGGGTGCGGTGACGATGGCCGTGGAAGGCGGCGAGGAAGTCACGCTGAAAGCGGGCCAGGCCTGGACCGAGAAGCCCGGCGACATCCACGCCGTCAGCCGCAACGCCAGCAAGACCGAGCCGGCGAAGTTCGTCGTGTTCTTCCTGAAGGATGCAGGCAAGCCCGCGGTGATGCCCGGGCGCTGA
- a CDS encoding alpha/beta hydrolase, producing MRKVLVSVLVLIALLAGAAYWWMRPQRDPPPDPRMACHVGLYRLDDGRWVDFAPVSGEGLRWRLMDGRTGKVVQDAAGKWTGTVGWSDRADPTPVSLGTCEAPAFSFEGQRGTRLEFKAVETRFQGNGETLAGRLVMPPGDGPVPIAVMVHGSERYSARTFNAFQRIFPAHGIGVFVYDKRGTGESTGRYSQDFHLLADDAAAALKEARRLAGSRAGRVGYSGGSQAGWIEPLAAQRSDPAFVAVSYGLADSPLAEDRDQVQLDLIKAGFHGDALVKAREVSDATGAVMASGFKDGFDRLEAVKAKYGKEPWWSAMQGEYTGDLVKHSPLMLRLFGPLHDEGTTWSHDPMPPLRATKVPLLWIIAGSDAEAPPEESRRRLLSVARENANVEVVEFPGTDHGIIEFDTGADGERTATRYADGYYAMLVDWIRDGALRAEPYGNAERLAPR from the coding sequence ATGCGCAAGGTGCTCGTGTCCGTGCTGGTTCTGATCGCGCTGCTGGCCGGCGCCGCCTATTGGTGGATGCGCCCGCAGCGCGACCCACCGCCCGATCCGCGCATGGCCTGCCACGTCGGCCTCTATCGCCTGGACGACGGGCGCTGGGTGGACTTCGCGCCCGTGTCGGGCGAAGGACTGCGCTGGCGCCTGATGGACGGACGCACCGGTAAGGTGGTGCAGGACGCCGCGGGCAAGTGGACCGGCACCGTCGGTTGGAGCGATCGCGCCGATCCCACGCCGGTGTCGCTGGGCACGTGCGAAGCGCCGGCGTTCTCGTTCGAGGGGCAGCGCGGGACGAGGCTCGAATTCAAGGCCGTGGAAACCCGCTTCCAGGGCAACGGCGAAACGCTGGCGGGCCGGCTGGTGATGCCGCCGGGCGATGGGCCGGTGCCGATCGCGGTGATGGTGCACGGCTCGGAGCGTTATTCGGCGCGCACGTTCAACGCGTTCCAGCGCATCTTCCCGGCGCACGGCATCGGCGTGTTCGTGTACGACAAGCGCGGCACGGGCGAGAGCACCGGCCGCTACTCGCAGGACTTCCACCTGCTCGCCGACGACGCCGCGGCCGCATTGAAGGAAGCGCGTCGCCTCGCCGGTTCGCGCGCGGGCCGCGTGGGCTACAGCGGCGGCAGCCAGGCGGGCTGGATCGAACCGCTCGCCGCGCAGCGCAGCGATCCGGCATTCGTCGCGGTGAGCTACGGCCTGGCCGACAGCCCGCTGGCCGAAGACCGCGACCAGGTGCAGCTGGACCTGATCAAGGCCGGCTTCCACGGCGATGCGCTGGTGAAGGCGCGCGAAGTCAGCGACGCCACCGGCGCGGTGATGGCCTCGGGCTTCAAGGACGGCTTCGATCGGCTGGAAGCGGTGAAGGCGAAGTACGGCAAGGAGCCGTGGTGGAGCGCGATGCAGGGCGAGTACACCGGCGATCTGGTCAAGCATTCGCCGCTGATGCTGCGCCTGTTCGGTCCGCTGCACGACGAAGGCACCACGTGGAGCCACGATCCGATGCCGCCGCTGCGCGCGACGAAAGTGCCGCTGCTGTGGATCATCGCCGGCAGCGACGCCGAGGCGCCGCCGGAAGAATCGCGTCGCCGCTTGCTGTCGGTCGCGCGCGAGAACGCGAACGTGGAGGTGGTGGAGTTCCCCGGCACCGACCACGGCATCATCGAGTTCGACACCGGAGCCGACGGCGAGCGCACCGCGACGCGCTACGCCGATGGCTACTACGCAATGCTGGTGGACTGGATCCGCGATGGCGCCTTGCGCGCCGAGCCGTACGGCAATGCGGAGCGGTTGGCGCCGCGGTGA
- a CDS encoding HAMP domain-containing sensor histidine kinase: MNGTSPHWMSKWAHDLRGPLSPIQSALFLLRHGSADGPERDELFELVDRQIRRLTGMIDEIGDWVRSDQGRLLTRSGPIDLALIIEASRGIGANAVEVSYEDGADNVCLEGDASRLANLLSTFFWLVSTPLDTPLEAGVANATKGTVTVRLDDGGVWLAGPLSAALRASSNVDTLFTEPQPAPAGDGLGLRLLIASAIATGHGGELATRATDDGGVDVVLRLPYRPA; encoded by the coding sequence ATGAACGGCACCAGCCCACACTGGATGAGCAAGTGGGCGCACGACCTGCGCGGCCCGCTGTCACCGATCCAGTCCGCCCTGTTCCTGCTGCGGCACGGTTCGGCCGACGGGCCCGAGCGCGACGAACTGTTCGAGCTGGTGGACCGGCAGATTCGCCGGCTCACCGGCATGATCGACGAGATCGGCGACTGGGTGCGTTCCGACCAGGGCCGCCTGCTCACGCGCAGCGGGCCGATCGACCTGGCGCTGATCATCGAAGCCAGCCGCGGCATCGGCGCCAACGCGGTGGAGGTCAGCTACGAGGACGGCGCCGACAACGTCTGCCTGGAAGGCGATGCCTCGCGCCTGGCGAACCTGCTTTCCACATTCTTCTGGCTGGTGTCGACGCCGCTGGACACGCCACTGGAAGCGGGCGTCGCGAACGCAACCAAGGGCACGGTGACGGTGCGCCTGGACGACGGCGGCGTTTGGTTGGCCGGGCCGCTGAGTGCGGCGCTGCGTGCGTCGAGCAACGTGGACACGTTGTTCACCGAGCCGCAGCCCGCACCGGCCGGCGACGGCCTGGGCCTGCGGCTGCTGATCGCCAGTGCGATCGCGACGGGGCACGGCGGCGAGCTGGCCACGCGCGCGACGGACGACGGTGGCGTCGACGTCGTGCTGCGGTTGCCGTATCGGCCTGCGTGA
- a CDS encoding response regulator has translation MAATLNDAAAATAAAPVKILLVDDQPGRLLTYRTILEPLGEELVDARSGMEALKLLMEDEYAVILLDVNMPVMDGFETATLIHQHPRFENTPIIFVTAVNLSDLDRLRGYKLGAVDYVMVPVIPEIMRTKVSVLAELYRKRRELQVLNASLENKHRELELEKARELERLNASLRVANTELALRNRELLAENKERTRAERQLREADQRKDEFLATLAHELRNPLAPLQNALAVRRLRAPDDHDPLLTMMERQLSLLVRMIEDLLDIARITRGKLTLRRGTTVLQDVIAAAVDTARPLIDQGGHSLHLQLPEAPVPLDADHARLAQVFANLLNNAAKYSDPDGRIELGAQLCDAEVQVWVRDTGIGLTAEQMETVFEMFRQVDTTVERSRGGLGIGLTLVQRLTEMHGGRVEVQSEGPGHGSTFRVHLPQAGVTEVVAPALPATRGIASAPRRVLVVDDNRDAADTLAMMVRLLGHDTRAVYDPQTVEAEVAGFVPEIVFLDVGMPGRSGYDVARALRDAHGATLVIVAVTGWGQPEDRQRTLQAGFDHHLVKPPDIQAIMDICSKGLRPLAEDTPQ, from the coding sequence ATGGCTGCAACGCTGAACGATGCCGCGGCCGCCACGGCGGCCGCACCGGTCAAGATCCTGCTGGTCGACGACCAGCCCGGGCGCCTGTTGACCTATCGCACCATCCTGGAGCCGCTGGGCGAAGAGCTGGTGGACGCGCGTTCGGGCATGGAAGCGCTGAAGCTGCTGATGGAGGACGAGTACGCGGTCATCCTGCTCGACGTGAACATGCCGGTGATGGACGGCTTCGAAACGGCGACGCTGATCCACCAGCATCCGCGCTTCGAGAACACGCCGATCATCTTCGTCACCGCCGTGAACCTGAGCGACCTGGACCGCCTGCGCGGCTACAAGCTCGGCGCGGTGGACTACGTCATGGTGCCGGTGATCCCGGAGATCATGCGCACCAAGGTCTCGGTGCTGGCCGAGTTGTACCGCAAGCGGCGCGAGCTGCAGGTGCTCAACGCCAGCCTGGAGAACAAGCACCGCGAGCTGGAGCTGGAGAAGGCGCGCGAGCTGGAACGCCTGAACGCCTCGCTGCGCGTCGCCAACACGGAGCTGGCGCTGCGCAACCGCGAACTGCTGGCCGAGAACAAGGAACGCACGCGCGCCGAGCGCCAGTTGCGCGAGGCCGATCAGCGCAAGGACGAGTTCCTCGCCACGCTGGCGCACGAACTGCGCAATCCGCTGGCGCCGTTGCAGAACGCGCTCGCCGTGCGACGCCTGCGCGCGCCGGACGACCACGACCCGCTGCTGACGATGATGGAGCGTCAGCTGTCGCTGCTGGTGCGCATGATCGAGGACCTGCTCGACATCGCCCGCATCACGCGCGGCAAGCTCACGCTGCGGCGCGGAACGACCGTGCTGCAGGACGTGATCGCCGCCGCCGTCGATACCGCGCGCCCGCTCATCGACCAGGGCGGCCACAGCCTGCACCTGCAATTGCCCGAGGCGCCGGTGCCGCTGGATGCGGACCATGCGCGTCTGGCCCAGGTGTTCGCGAACCTGCTCAACAACGCGGCGAAGTACTCCGATCCCGACGGCCGCATCGAACTGGGCGCACAGCTCTGCGACGCGGAAGTGCAGGTCTGGGTGCGCGACACCGGCATCGGCCTGACGGCGGAGCAGATGGAAACCGTGTTCGAGATGTTCCGCCAGGTGGACACCACGGTGGAACGCTCGCGCGGCGGCCTCGGCATCGGCCTGACGCTGGTGCAGCGCCTGACCGAGATGCACGGCGGCCGCGTGGAAGTGCAAAGCGAAGGCCCAGGTCACGGCTCGACGTTCCGGGTGCACTTGCCGCAGGCGGGCGTGACCGAAGTGGTGGCGCCTGCGCTGCCGGCCACGCGCGGCATCGCTTCGGCGCCGCGTCGCGTGCTGGTGGTGGACGACAACCGCGACGCCGCCGACACGCTGGCGATGATGGTGCGCCTGCTCGGCCACGACACGCGCGCGGTATACGACCCGCAGACGGTGGAAGCCGAAGTGGCGGGCTTCGTACCGGAGATCGTCTTCCTCGACGTCGGCATGCCCGGGCGCAGTGGTTACGACGTGGCGCGCGCATTGCGCGACGCGCACGGCGCCACGCTGGTGATCGTCGCCGTCACCGGCTGGGGCCAGCCGGAAGACAGGCAGCGCACGCTGCAGGCGGGCTTCGACCATCACCTGGTCAAGCCGCCGGACATCCAGGCCATCATGGACATCTGCAGCAAGGGATTGCGTCCGCTCGCTGAGGACACACCGCAATGA